The DNA sequence TACAAGCATCGGTAAATTTGTTCCACAAAATACTTCTACATTTTTATTTTCTAATGCTAACTCCATACTTACTTTAAAAGGAGTTCCACCTGCTAAATCAGTAAATATATAAATTTTCTCATTTTCAGATTTGATTACTTCACTTTTTATCTCACACTTTAAATCTTTTGGTGTTTTTAATTCTGTAAAATCTATAGATTTTATAAAGTCATATTTTCCTACTATCAAATCTAAGCTACTTTTTAATCCTGTAGCAAAATTCCCATGCCCTGTTATTATAATCATTTGATTCCCCCTAGAATAATCCTATATAAGCTCCTACTATGCCTATAATTACCATAATTAATATATTTATCATAGGGCTTACATTCTTTTTA is a window from the Paraclostridium sordellii genome containing:
- a CDS encoding PTS sugar transporter subunit IIA gives rise to the protein MIIITGHGNFATGLKSSLDLIVGKYDFIKSIDFTELKTPKDLKCEIKSEVIKSENEKIYIFTDLAGGTPFKVSMELALENKNVEVFCGTNLPMLVESTMMISLGSDLDSIAIKEVGINSINPKRKVVEFQEEGI